Sequence from the Corallococcus sp. EGB genome:
GCACCTGGTCGCGGCTGGCGGGGAGACCCCGGTAGCGCTCGTCGATGGTGAACACCGTCGTCTCCCTTCCCGCGCACCCTAGCGGGTGGTGAGCGTGAACTCCTCGGTCGCGTCCTGCGCGTCCGCAGCCGTCTTCTGGAAGCGGATGAGGGGCGTGTCAATCATCACGTTGCCGCCGCCCTCGTTGCCCTCGCCGATGATCACCTTGAAGACGTTCCCGGGCGACGTGCTGCGGCGGCTGCCCCCGTTCACCTTGCGGGCAATCAGCGTCACCGCGTTCGCGCCGGGACGCAACTGGCTGGTGATGTCCATCACCACCTGGTCTTCGTTGTTGCGCAAACGACGCAGCCAGCGCGAGTTCACGTACACGTCGATGTCGAAGTCCGTCATGCCCGGCGTCGTCTGCTCCGTCACCAGCCAGTAGCGCTGGGTGATGCGCGCCGGCGCAGACGTGGCCGCCGCGGGAGCGGCCGGTGCGGGAGCCTGCGCGACGACGCCCGCATCCGGGGCCGCGGCGGCTGGGGGCGTGGCGGTGGTCGGAGCCGCCGGCGTGGGCGTCACGGTCGTCACGCGGGCGGCGTAGCCCGGCGCGTCGATGTAGATGTTCCCCTCGGCGTCGATGCGGACGGTGGCCTTCTCGAAGCGCGTGTTCGTCACCCCGTCGATCTTCACTCCGTTCAGGAAGACCGAGCCGGCCAGGGCCAGCATGGGGACGAGCGAGGCCGCGACGGTGAGGGCAATGCGGGCGGACGGGCGTGACATGGGGGCGTTCCTCCAGGAATCCTCAACAGTCCCGGGAGCTTGCAAACGACTTAGCGCACCCGGGGGAGCGGGACAAGGCGGGGACGGCCTCCCTTGGAGCGCTCCGCCGCCGCGAACATCCGCCGGGCGGTCCGTCTTCCTGCCCGGCCGAGCGCAGGCGGCTCAGGGCGCCGCGGTCGGCGTCTCGTCGGGCGTCGGCGGAGGCGGCTCGCGCTGCGCGAGCGCCCAGTCTCCGCCCAGGCCATGGCCCTCGCGGAAGCGGCGGAAGTCGCGCCGCACGGCCCGGGGGTAGCGGCGGAACTTCTCCAGTTCTCCGGCCTTGATGGCGTCCCGGATGCGCGTGGGGCCCGCGTTGTAGGCCATCAACGCCAGGTCCAGGTCGCCGCCGAAGCGGCCCTGCAGGTTGCGCAGGTAGCGGATGCCCAGGCGCACGCAGACGGCGGGATCCGCCACCACCTCCTCGCGCGACAGCTTCAGGCCCTCCTTCTCCGCCAGGAAGTGCAGCGTGCTGGGCTTGATCTGCATCAGCCCCCGGGCGCCCTTCTCGGAGACGGACTCCTCCTCGAAGTCGGACTCCACGTCGATGAGGGCCAGCACCAGCAGCGGGTCATACCCCGTGCGGCGCGACTCCTCGTCGATGGCCTGCCCCAGCCGCCGGCGCAGCGTGAGCCCCAGGTCCGGGGCGCGCTTGGCCAGCACGGCGTCGATGAGCGCCGCCTCCTCGGAGATGGCCTCCTGCGCCACCACCTCAGGAACCACGGACGGGGGGGTGGGCTCCTCCAGGAGCGGCACCACCCGCGCGGACACCACGAGCGCCACGCCCGCGAGCAGCGGGAGCCGGGAGCACCCGCTGCTCAGGGCATGCAGCCCCGCGAAGAACCGCGTTCCCCACGACCTGCCGCCCGAGGCGGCGGGTCCACTCACTTGCGGTGCTCCAGGGCCTGGATGCGTTCGTTCAGACGCTCCAGGCGAGCGCCCATCGCCTGCAGTTCCTCGCGACGCGGCAGCTTCAGGAGGGTCAGGGTCGCGCGGACCCGCTCCTCCACGTTGTGCTCCAGGTCCTTGCGGTGACCCGTCAGCCGCTCCGCGAACTCACGGGCCTGGCGCTTCACCTCGTCCTGACTCCAGCCCGCGACGGATGCAACGCGCTGCACGGCCCGGGACGCCTCCTCCTCCGCCGTGTTCACGGCCAGAAGCGCCTGGCTCCAGATCCGCTCGAATGCCTCCGCCACGGAGGTCTTCTCTCGGGGGGCCTCGGTGTTGTTGTCCATGAAGTCGCTCCGGGAGTTACCCCAGGCCCTCCCGGTGGAAGGAACCTGAGGCATTCAAAGGGGTTTGCGACCTAAGCACACCCCATGGGTGATGAAAACGCTGCTCAGGCCCGCGGGCTAGACGCCGCCCCGGCCGAGTTCTTGGTCGACCGGTGAGCACGCCGGGTGGGCTTCAGGAGCACATCCAGCTTCTTCGAAAGGCGGTTCAGCTCGCGGGTGATCTGCTCCACCTGGGACTGGCTGGCAACTCCCACCGCCTCGACAACCTTCGTCTGCAGCCCGTCCAGACGCTTGCGCAGCTCCACGCCCGCCGCGTCCACCTTCTTCGTCAGCTCCTGAACGCGGGGATCCGCGCGCAGCTCACCGGCCTGCACCTTCGTCCACAGGGCCTGGACCTCCTTCGCCGCCACCTGGCCCCGCGTCTCCAGCGCGCGGAAGGCCTTGTTCGCCTCCCCCTCCAGCCCCTGGAACCGCTTCTGCGCCTCGGAGAGCCGCCCCTTCAGGAAGGCCTCCACGTTCTGCGTCACGCCCGTCTTCTCGCTCGTCTCACTCGTTGTCGCCATGTCGCGCTCCCCCCCGGGTGTTCCGGGTTTCGTAACGTGATGCGTCAACATAACGCACCGCGACATGCTGTCAAGCGAACACGGTCCGAAGTGTGCAAAACGAGAAAGCCGCCGTCCCGGCATGACACCAGGACGGCGGCTGGCTCACGAAGCGTCAGGGACGCCTCGGGGAAACACTAGGCGACGTCGGTGGACCGGGTGTCCGGCCGCGACGGCGGAGGGGCCAGCGGGCCGGTGTCGCCGTGGGTGGCGGCCAGGGCGGCCTCCATCTCGTTGACCTCGTCCGTGGGGCTCTCCACCTCGATGTCGAGGTGCTTGTAGTTCGGCAGGCCCGTGCCGGCGGGGATGAGCCGGCCCATGATGACGTTCTCCTTGAGGCCGCGCAGGTAGTCCACCTTGCCGTTGATGGCGGCCTCGGTGAGCACCTTCGTGGTCTCCTGGAACGACGCCGAGGAGATGAACGACTCGGTGGAGAGCGACGCCTTGGTGATGCCGAGCAACAGGGGCTCGCCCACGGCCGGGCGCTTCCCTTCGGACATGACCTTCTCGTTCTCCTCCTCGAACACCCACTTCTCGACCTGCTCGTCGACCAGGAAGTTGGTGTCGCCCACGTCGGTGACGCGCACCCGGCGCAGCATCTGCCGGACGATCGTCTCGATGTGCTTGTCGTTGATCTTCACGCCCTGCAGTCGGTAGACCTCCTGCACTTCGTCCACCAGGTAGCGCGCGAGTTCCTTCTCGCCCAGCACCTTGAGGATGTCGTGCGGGTTGGCCGCGCCGTCCATCATCGCCTCGCCGGCCTTCACGCGGTCGCCGGAGTGGACGTTGATGCTCTTGCCCTTGGAGATCAGGTACTCCTTGGCCAGGTCCGCGCGCTGCTCGCCGTTCACCTCGGGGGTGATGATGAGCTTGCGCTTGCCCTTGGTGTCCTTGCCGAAGGACACCACGCCGTCGATCTCCGCGATCGCCGCCGCGTCCTTGGGCTTGCGCGCCTCGAAGAGCTCGGCCACGCGGGGCAGACCGCCCGTGATGTCCTTGGTCTTCGTCGTCTCCCGCGGCACCTTGGCGATGACTTCACCGGCGCTGATCTCATCCTGGTCGTTGACCGTGATGATGGCGCCCTGGGGCAGGAAGTAGCTGGCCGGGTTCTTGGACGACGGCAGCTCCTTCACGTTGCCAGCCGCGTCGCGGATGGTGACGCGCGGACGTGCCTCCGGGTCCTTGGACTCGATGACCGTCTTGCGCGACAGGCCCGTCACCTCGTCGAGCGTCTCGGACATCGTCACGCCTTCGATGATGTCCTCGTAGCGCACGACACCGCCCACTTCCGTGAGCAGGGGAATCGCGAACGGGTCCCACTCGGCCAGGAGCACGCCCGGCTCCAGCTTCTGGTTCTCCTTCACCAGGATGCGGGCGCCGTAGATGATCTGGTAGCGCTCGCGCTCGCGGCCGGACTCGTCGACGACGACGATCTCGCCGTTGCGGTTCATGGCCACCAGCGTGCCGTCCGCCTTCTGCACCGTGTTCAGGCCCGCGAACTTCACGGAGCCCGCGTAGCGGTTCTCCAGGCTGGACTGCTCCGCGCGACGGGTCGCCGCACCACCGATGTGGAAGGTGCGCATCGTCAGCTGCGTACCCGGCTCACCGATGGACTGCGCCGCGATGACGCCCACGGCCTCGCCCACGGACACCTTGCGGCCACGCGCCAGGTCACGGCCGTAGCACTCCACGCAGATGCCGCGCTTGGCCTGGCAGGTGAGCACCGAGCGGATCTTCACCTTGTCCAGACCGCTGTTCTCGATGCGGCGGACGCGGTCCTCGTCGATCTCCTCGTTGGCGCGCACCAGCACCTCGCCCGTCACCGGGTCGAGGATGTCGTCCAGGGCCACGCGGCCCAGGATGCGCTCACCCAGCGGCTCGATGATCTCGCCGCCCTCGACCAGGGCGCCAATGAACAGACCGTCCATGGTGCCGCAGTCGTACTCGTTGATGATGGCGTCCTGCGCCACGTCCACGAGACGGCGGGTGAGGTAACCGGAGTTGGCCGTCTTGAGCGCCGTGTCCGCCAGACCCTTGCGGGCGCCGTGCGTGGAGATGAAGTACTGGAGCACGGAGAGGCCTTCACGGAAGTTGGCCGTGATGGGCGTCTCGATGATTTCGCCGGAGGGCTTCGCCATCAGGCCGCGCATACCCGCCAGCTGGCGGATCTGCTGGGCGCTGCCGCGGGCACCGGAGTCGGCCATGATGTAGATGGGGTTGAACGACGGCTGCTTGCGCGTCACGCGCTTGCCGTCCACGTCCCCGCTGGCCTCGTCCTGGGAGATCTGCTGCATCATCTCCTGGGCGACCTTCTCGGTGATCTCCGCCCAGATATCGATGACCTTGTTGTAGCGCTCACCGTCGGTGATGAGGCCTTCCAGGTACTGGTTCTCGATCTCCGACACTTCCTTGCGCGCGTAGTCCAGGAACTCCTGCTTCTTCGCAGGGATGATCATGTCCTTCAGCGCGATGGAGATACCGGCGCGGGTCGCGTGGAAGTAGCCCGCGCTGCGGACGCGGTCCGCCAGCAGCACCGTCTCCTTCTCGCCCGTGAGGCGGTAGCAGAGGTCGATGAGGTTACCGAGCGACTTCTTGTCGAGCACCTTGTTGATGGCGTCGAAGCCCACGCGGCGCGGAACGACCTCCCACAGCAGCACGCGGCCGACCGTGGTCTCCTTCCGCTTGCCGTCGATGCGGCAGACGATCTTCGCCTGCAGGTGCACCTCGCCGTGGTCGTACGCGGCACGCACCTCGTCCGGCGACGAGAACACGCGGCCCTCGCCGTTGGCGAACTCGCGGGCGCGGGTCATGTAGTAGATGCCGAGCACCATGTCCTGCGTCGGGACGATGATGGGCTTGCCGTTCGCGGGGCTGAGGATGTTGTTCGTCGACATCATCAGCACGCGCGCTTCCATCTGGGCCTCGATGGAGAGCGGCACGTGCACGGCCATCTGGTCGCCGTCGAAGTCCGCGTTGAACGCGGCGCACACCAGCGGGTGCAGCTGGATGGCCTTGCCCTCGATGAGGACGGGCTCGAAGGCCTGCATGCCCAGGCGGTGCAGCGTGGGGGCGCGGTTGAGGAGCACCGGGTGCTCGCGGATCACGTCCTCGAGGATGTCCCAGACCTCCGGACGCTCCTTCTCCACCATCTTCTTCGCGGACTTGATGGTGGTGACGTAGCCCTTCTCTTCAAGCTTGTTGTAGATGAACGGCTTGAAGAGCTCGAGCGCCATGATCTTCGGCAGGCCGCACTGGTGCAGGCGCAGCTCGGGGCCCACGACGATGACGGAGCGGCCCGAGTAGTCCACGCGCTTGCCGAGCAGGTTCTGGCGGAACCGGCCCTGCTTGCCCTTGAGCATGTCGGACAGCGACTTCAGCGGCC
This genomic interval carries:
- the rpoC gene encoding DNA-directed RNA polymerase subunit beta', producing MKDIFNFFEKPKDPLSFNAIRIALASPDKIRQWSHGEVKKPETINYRTFKPERDGLFCARIFGPVKDYECNCGKYKRMKHRGVVCEKCGVEVIQSKVRRERLGHITLATPVAHIWFLKSLPSRIGNLLDITLKEMEKVLYCESYMVIDPKATPLQRGELISEEKMHRLFQEHGEDSFSAGMGGEAVREMLKSLDVEKLSEELRKDMRETTSEAKRKKYAKRLKVAEAFRSSGNKPEWMMLDVIPVIPPDLRPLVPLDGGRFATSDLNDLYRRVINRNNRLKRLQELNAPDIIIRNEKRMLQEAVDALFDNGRRGKTITGPNKRPLKSLSDMLKGKQGRFRQNLLGKRVDYSGRSVIVVGPELRLHQCGLPKIMALELFKPFIYNKLEEKGYVTTIKSAKKMVEKERPEVWDILEDVIREHPVLLNRAPTLHRLGMQAFEPVLIEGKAIQLHPLVCAAFNADFDGDQMAVHVPLSIEAQMEARVLMMSTNNILSPANGKPIIVPTQDMVLGIYYMTRAREFANGEGRVFSSPDEVRAAYDHGEVHLQAKIVCRIDGKRKETTVGRVLLWEVVPRRVGFDAINKVLDKKSLGNLIDLCYRLTGEKETVLLADRVRSAGYFHATRAGISIALKDMIIPAKKQEFLDYARKEVSEIENQYLEGLITDGERYNKVIDIWAEITEKVAQEMMQQISQDEASGDVDGKRVTRKQPSFNPIYIMADSGARGSAQQIRQLAGMRGLMAKPSGEIIETPITANFREGLSVLQYFISTHGARKGLADTALKTANSGYLTRRLVDVAQDAIINEYDCGTMDGLFIGALVEGGEIIEPLGERILGRVALDDILDPVTGEVLVRANEEIDEDRVRRIENSGLDKVKIRSVLTCQAKRGICVECYGRDLARGRKVSVGEAVGVIAAQSIGEPGTQLTMRTFHIGGAATRRAEQSSLENRYAGSVKFAGLNTVQKADGTLVAMNRNGEIVVVDESGRERERYQIIYGARILVKENQKLEPGVLLAEWDPFAIPLLTEVGGVVRYEDIIEGVTMSETLDEVTGLSRKTVIESKDPEARPRVTIRDAAGNVKELPSSKNPASYFLPQGAIITVNDQDEISAGEVIAKVPRETTKTKDITGGLPRVAELFEARKPKDAAAIAEIDGVVSFGKDTKGKRKLIITPEVNGEQRADLAKEYLISKGKSINVHSGDRVKAGEAMMDGAANPHDILKVLGEKELARYLVDEVQEVYRLQGVKINDKHIETIVRQMLRRVRVTDVGDTNFLVDEQVEKWVFEEENEKVMSEGKRPAVGEPLLLGITKASLSTESFISSASFQETTKVLTEAAINGKVDYLRGLKENVIMGRLIPAGTGLPNYKHLDIEVESPTDEVNEMEAALAATHGDTGPLAPPPSRPDTRSTDVA
- a CDS encoding phasin family protein, with protein sequence MDNNTEAPREKTSVAEAFERIWSQALLAVNTAEEEASRAVQRVASVAGWSQDEVKRQAREFAERLTGHRKDLEHNVEERVRATLTLLKLPRREELQAMGARLERLNERIQALEHRK
- a CDS encoding lytic transglycosylase domain-containing protein, with the protein product MSGPAASGGRSWGTRFFAGLHALSSGCSRLPLLAGVALVVSARVVPLLEEPTPPSVVPEVVAQEAISEEAALIDAVLAKRAPDLGLTLRRRLGQAIDEESRRTGYDPLLVLALIDVESDFEEESVSEKGARGLMQIKPSTLHFLAEKEGLKLSREEVVADPAVCVRLGIRYLRNLQGRFGGDLDLALMAYNAGPTRIRDAIKAGELEKFRRYPRAVRRDFRRFREGHGLGGDWALAQREPPPPTPDETPTAAP